The following proteins are encoded in a genomic region of Entelurus aequoreus isolate RoL-2023_Sb linkage group LG01, RoL_Eaeq_v1.1, whole genome shotgun sequence:
- the LOC133650591 gene encoding D(1B) dopamine receptor-like: MESPAKYLTSAQENPAKYLTSAQENLVKYLISAQENPAKYLTSAQENPAKYLISAQEASDSAPMWNSSGSAATGDNGRDVASRAVTGCLLFLLILWTLLGNILVCSAVLRTRHLRAKVTNIFIVSLALSDLLVAVLVMPWKAVAEVAGYWPFGTFCSVWVAFDIMCSTASILNLCVISVDRYWAISSPFRYERKMTERVAFVMIAVTWTLSLLISFIPVQLNWHRAASGTLNSSSESCDSSLSREYAISSSLVSFYIPVAIMIVTYTRIYRIAQIQIRRIASLERAAEHAQSCRSERVECQHHNTLKTSIRRETKVFKTLSVIVGVFVCCWLPFFVLNCMVPFCERPPSDRHAGLPCVSETTFDVFVWFGWTNSSLNPVIYAFNADFRKAFAGLLGCRHFCSGTPVETVNISNELVSYNQDTIFHKDVANAYVNMIPNVVECLDREETFDRISQFSVNDDHASDSVCDPEDCRAVISLDRMSPFTPNGLH, from the coding sequence ATGGAGAGCCCGGCCAAGTATTTGACCTCCGCGCAGGAGAACCCGGCCAAGTATTTGACCTCCGCGCAGGAGAACCTGGTCAAGTATCTGATCTCTGCGCAGGAGAACCCGGCCAAGTATTTGACCTCCGCGCAGGAGAACCCGGCCAAGTATCTGATTTCCGCGCAGGAGGCGAGCGACTCCGCGCCGATGTGGAACAGCAGCGGCTCGGCGGCGACGGGCGACAACGGGCGTGACGTGGCGTCGCGCGCCGTGACGGGATGCCTCCTGTTCCTCCTCATCCTGTGGACGCTGCTGGGCAACATCCTGGTGTGCTCCGCCGTGCTGCGCACACGCCACCTGCGCGCCAAAGTCACCAACATCTTCATCGTGTCGCTGGCGCTGTCCGACCTCTTGGTGGCCGTGCTGGTCATGCCGTGGAAGGCCGTGGCGGAAGTGGCGGGCTACTGGCCCTTCGGCACCTTCTGCAGCGTGTGGGTGGCGTTCGACATCATGTGTTCCACGGCGTCCATCCTCAACCTGTGCGTCATCAGCGTGGACCGCTACTGGGCCATTTCCAGCCCCTTCCGCTACGAGCGCAAGATGACGGAGAGAGTGGCCTTCGTCATGATCGCCGTCACCTGGACTTTGTCGCTGCTCATCTCCTTCATCCCCGTGCAGCTCAACTGGCACCGAGCGGCGTCCGGGACGCTCAACTCCTCCTCCGAGAGCTGCGACTCCAGCCTGAGCCGCGAGTACGCCATCTCCTCGTCCTTGGTCAGCTTCTACATCCCCGTGGCCATCATGATCGTCACCTACACGCGGATCTACCGCATCGCGCAGATCCAGATCCGCAGAATCGCCTCGCTGGAGAGAGCGGCGGAACACGCGCAGAGTTGCAGGAGCGAGCGGGTGGAGTGCCAGCACCACAACACCCTGAAGACCTCCATCCGGCGGGAGACCAAAGTCTTCAAGACCCTCTCCGTCATCGTGGGCGTGTTCGTGTGCTGCTGGCTGCCCTTCTTCGTGCTCAACTGCATGGTGCCCTTCTGTGAGCGCCCGCCCAGCGACCGCCACGCCGGCCTGCCCTGCGTCAGCGAGACCACCTTCGACGTCTTCGTCTGGTTCGGCTGGACCAACTCCTCGCTCAACCCCGTCATCTACGCCTTCAACGCCGACTTCCGGAAGGCCTTCGCCGGCCTGCTGGGCTGCCGCCACTTCTGCTCCGGCACGCCGGTGGAAACGGTGAACATCAGCAACGAGCTGGTGTCCTACAACCAGGACACCATCTTCCACAAGGACGTGGCCAACGCCTACGTCAACATGATCCCCAACGTGGTGGAGTGTCTGGACCGCGAGGAGACCTTCGACCGGATCTCGCAGTTCTCCGTCAACGACGACCACGCCAGCGACTCCGTGTGCGACCCGGAGGACTGCCGGGCCGTCATCAGCCTGGACCGCATGTCGCCGTTTACGCCCAACGGATTACACTGA